The DNA segment CGACCTTCGCAACTTCCACTGACGCAGCCGCGCCGCGGTCGAGCGTCAGCACCCTATCCGCGGTGGCCGCCGCGCGCGCATGCCCAACGTCGAGCGCCGCAAACAGCGCCGCCGCGCACAAAATCGTCAATTTCGGCCGTCTCACATCCCCCCTCCAGTGGCCAGTTCGAGCGCGACTTCGGCCGCGCGCACGCTGAACCAGGTGTCGAGGTAGGAGGCGCGCGCGTCGTAAGCCTGGCGCTCGGCGACCGAGACGCTGAGAAGATCGATCTTGCCCGCCTGGAAGGCGCGCTCGAGCAGGCTGAAGCTCTCGCGCGCGGGTGCCAGCACCTCGTCCTGGTAGATCGCGAGCGCGCGGCTGGCGGTGGTGTAGGCGATGTAAGCGTCGCGCACTTCCTTGTCGATGTCGAGCTTGTTGGCGGCCAGCCGATAATCGGCCTGGCGCCGGCGGGCGTCGATTATCGCGACTTCGGCCTGCCGACGGTTGAACAGCGGAAGCGGAAAGCTCAAGCTCACGCCGAACGGATGTTCGGCGTTCAGTTCGTGGCCCCCGAAGGCGCCGATGCGCGGGTTGGGCAGAACCAGGCGGCGGTTCAATGCGGCCTCGGCGTCGAGCCGCGCCAGCTCGATCTCGCGCGCGCGCAGGTCGGGGCGGTTGCGATGCGCGGCGGCGAGCAGCGACTCGACGTCGAAGCCGGAGAGCTTGAGGTCGAAGTCGCCGGCCGGCTCAGGCTGCGGCCCGGCGGCGCCCCCCAGCAGACGGCCCAGGCTGGTGCACTGCAGCTGGTAGCGCTGGCGCGCTTCGAGCAGGGCGCGCGCACTCTGTCCGTGGCGCACCTCGGCGAGGTTGTAATCGATGTAGCCAATCTCGCCCGCTTTAAGCCGCGCGCGCGCCGCCGTCAGCAGGCGCGAGTCGAGCCGTTCCAGCTCGCCCACCAGCGCAAGCTGCTGCTTGGCGCGCAGCGCCTCCAGAAAGGTCATCCTGACCGCTGCGGTCAGCAGGCGGCGCCGATCGCGCACCAGCGCGGCCGTCTCCGCGTAGCCGAGGTTGGCTGACTTCATGCGCAGCGCGCGCTGCCCGAAGATTTCGAGCTCCTGGCTGAGCCCGACGCGCCAGTCTTGCGAGTTGGAGCGGTGATCGCGCGGCCGATAATCGAATTCGGAGTCGAGTTGAGGGTTGAACTGGCTCAGATAGCCCGCGCGAATCTGCTCGCCGGCCGCGACTCGCAGCTCCTGCGCGGTGGCGGCGAGATCGGGATTATGCGCCAGCGCGAGCGGAATCGCCTCGGCCAGCGTGACGCCGGCGGCCGCGGCCGATCCTGTTGAATGCGCGGCGACAAAGGCGAGCG comes from the Candidatus Binataceae bacterium genome and includes:
- a CDS encoding TolC family protein; translated protein: MRVLVLALAFVAAHSTGSAAAAGVTLAEAIPLALAHNPDLAATAQELRVAAGEQIRAGYLSQFNPQLDSEFDYRPRDHRSNSQDWRVGLSQELEIFGQRALRMKSANLGYAETAALVRDRRRLLTAAVRMTFLEALRAKQQLALVGELERLDSRLLTAARARLKAGEIGYIDYNLAEVRHGQSARALLEARQRYQLQCTSLGRLLGGAAGPQPEPAGDFDLKLSGFDVESLLAAAHRNRPDLRAREIELARLDAEAALNRRLVLPNPRIGAFGGHELNAEHPFGVSLSFPLPLFNRRQAEVAIIDARRRQADYRLAANKLDIDKEVRDAYIAYTTASRALAIYQDEVLAPARESFSLLERAFQAGKIDLLSVSVAERQAYDARASYLDTWFSVRAAEVALELATGGGM